The following coding sequences are from one Desulfovibrio psychrotolerans window:
- a CDS encoding sulfite exporter TauE/SafE family protein: MLFSTAGIEVAIWVPPLVAFCISFFTSMGGVSGAFLLLPFQISFLGYTNPSVSATNQLFNIVATPGGVYRYWKEGRMVWPLAWTVVLGTLPGVFIGAFIRVTYLPDPAAFKLFASAVLLYIGLRMVKSLVSPPAQKNGTTAGAPGIRHADTHCTITDVRFSLSRIGYTYAGERYEVSFRGIALLSFIVGIVGGVYGIGGGAIIAPFLVTFFGLPVHAIAGACLLGTFMTSIAGVAFYQALAPFYPGMSVAPDWLLGILFGLGGLAGMYFGARCQKHVPARAIKWMLAGVILFTAGKYAADFFLS, translated from the coding sequence ATGCTTTTCAGTACCGCCGGAATAGAAGTTGCCATCTGGGTGCCCCCGCTTGTGGCGTTCTGCATCTCCTTTTTCACGTCCATGGGTGGAGTTTCCGGTGCCTTTCTGCTGCTACCGTTCCAGATATCATTTCTGGGGTACACAAACCCCTCTGTCAGCGCCACCAACCAGCTTTTCAACATCGTGGCCACCCCGGGCGGCGTGTACCGCTACTGGAAGGAAGGCCGCATGGTCTGGCCGCTGGCATGGACTGTTGTTCTGGGTACGCTGCCGGGAGTTTTCATCGGCGCTTTCATCCGCGTTACCTACCTGCCTGACCCTGCGGCCTTCAAACTTTTCGCCTCGGCAGTGCTTCTGTACATCGGTCTGCGAATGGTAAAGAGCCTGGTCTCACCGCCCGCACAGAAAAACGGAACAACGGCAGGAGCACCGGGAATACGTCATGCAGATACACATTGCACCATTACAGACGTGCGGTTCAGCCTCTCACGCATTGGCTACACCTATGCGGGCGAACGCTACGAGGTTTCCTTCCGGGGCATAGCACTGCTCAGTTTTATCGTAGGCATTGTGGGGGGGGTATACGGCATCGGCGGGGGCGCCATCATCGCCCCGTTTCTTGTCACCTTTTTCGGACTTCCGGTACATGCCATCGCCGGAGCATGCCTTCTGGGCACGTTCATGACATCCATCGCCGGAGTAGCCTTCTATCAGGCACTGGCACCCTTTTATCCCGGCATGTCCGTGGCACCCGACTGGCTGCTCGGAATCCTGTTCGGGCTGGGCGGGCTTGCGGGGATGTACTTTGGAGCGCGCTGCCAGAAACACGTTCCAGCACGGGCCATAAAGTGGATGCTGGCCGGGGTTATCCTGTTCACGGCCGGAAAGTACGCGGCAGACTTCTTCCTAAGCTGA
- a CDS encoding TOBE domain-containing protein, which translates to MKDKYTPHESEEGQGLDTAQLGLLEEEFWRWAQHAVRNDVRYSRLRVLLVFLVIRYTGAKLSEVLGMNPRKDLDCSRQVAVFRNGDPAEYGAAVAEDADSLKLVVREVQVSEKLCGGVRSVAEAMESFGGLPESLSMDPGFVRRKFYERASACGFSKEAGGPEMIRRARAMELKQGNVPLAAVQAMLGHSSPNLTSAYVSFSDEEIRLATRRYLEKESGRGTSARNSFYGRVGTIVRGDIQSRVEVVTPEGHNVVSVITNDSLDRLGLYPGVMLVAEVKAPWLIVQRSDSPPVSSAENSMHGTVVRLSSGAVNTEYVIRVSESTELCAVVSSGGAERLGLNEGDPAWVLFSSYAVVLHLD; encoded by the coding sequence ATGAAGGACAAGTACACGCCCCACGAGTCTGAAGAGGGGCAGGGGCTGGACACGGCACAACTGGGACTGCTTGAAGAGGAGTTTTGGCGGTGGGCGCAGCATGCGGTCCGTAATGATGTGCGTTACTCGCGGTTGCGGGTGCTGCTGGTCTTTCTTGTTATCCGTTATACCGGCGCAAAGCTCAGCGAAGTGCTGGGCATGAACCCCCGCAAGGATCTGGACTGTTCTCGGCAGGTGGCGGTGTTCCGTAATGGAGATCCGGCAGAATATGGAGCAGCGGTTGCGGAGGATGCGGATTCTTTAAAGCTTGTGGTCCGCGAGGTTCAGGTTTCCGAAAAGCTCTGCGGCGGTGTCCGCAGCGTGGCGGAAGCGATGGAGTCTTTCGGCGGATTGCCCGAATCGCTGAGCATGGACCCCGGATTCGTGCGCAGGAAGTTTTATGAGCGGGCGTCCGCCTGCGGGTTTTCCAAGGAGGCGGGGGGGCCGGAAATGATCCGCAGAGCCCGTGCCATGGAGCTCAAACAGGGTAATGTGCCGCTGGCGGCGGTACAGGCCATGCTGGGCCATTCTTCGCCCAACCTCACATCTGCCTATGTTTCTTTTTCCGATGAGGAGATCAGGCTGGCAACGCGCCGGTATCTTGAAAAAGAATCCGGAAGGGGTACCAGTGCCCGGAACAGTTTTTACGGCAGGGTCGGCACCATAGTGCGGGGTGATATCCAGTCCCGTGTGGAGGTGGTGACTCCAGAGGGCCACAATGTGGTTTCCGTGATAACGAATGATAGTCTGGACAGGTTGGGGCTGTATCCGGGAGTTATGCTTGTGGCGGAAGTAAAGGCCCCATGGCTTATCGTGCAACGGAGCGACAGTCCCCCGGTTTCCAGCGCGGAAAACAGCATGCATGGTACGGTGGTAAGACTTTCTTCCGGAGCGGTGAACACGGAGTATGTTATCCGCGTTTCCGAGAGCACGGAGCTGTGTGCCGTTGTCTCTTCAGGCGGTGCCGAACGGCTGGGGCTGAATGAAGGCGATCCGGCGTGGGTGCTGTTCAGCAGTTATGCCGTTGTGCTGCATCTGGACTGA
- the cmk gene encoding (d)CMP kinase, giving the protein MPVSHRIITLDGPAGVGKTTLARRVAQALGIAYLDTGAMYRTLGWKLGAEAENLTDEQLRAQLAGFRFSLSGTGADSVLAVNGVPVGQEIRSETVGMLASVVAKLAPVRDAMKAAQQAMGAETSLVAEGRDMGTVVFPNATCKIFLDATPQERARRRHEQLAAMGQPADLAELTEQIRLRDEQDRNRAIAPLRPAHDAVIVDTTALDINGVFEEIMRHAGRV; this is encoded by the coding sequence ATGCCCGTTAGCCACCGCATCATCACCTTGGACGGCCCCGCAGGCGTTGGCAAGACCACTCTTGCCAGACGCGTGGCGCAGGCTTTGGGCATTGCCTATCTGGACACAGGGGCCATGTACCGCACGCTGGGCTGGAAGCTCGGAGCAGAGGCGGAAAACCTGACCGATGAACAATTGCGCGCACAGCTTGCGGGGTTCCGCTTTTCTCTCTCCGGCACGGGGGCAGACTCTGTTCTCGCGGTGAACGGGGTTCCCGTGGGGCAGGAAATACGCAGCGAAACCGTAGGCATGCTGGCCTCTGTGGTCGCCAAGCTGGCCCCCGTGCGCGATGCCATGAAAGCCGCGCAGCAGGCCATGGGGGCGGAAACTTCATTGGTTGCCGAGGGAAGGGACATGGGCACCGTGGTGTTTCCCAACGCCACCTGCAAGATTTTTCTGGATGCCACTCCGCAGGAACGGGCGCGCAGACGCCATGAACAGCTTGCCGCCATGGGGCAACCCGCCGACCTTGCGGAACTGACGGAGCAGATACGCCTGCGCGACGAACAGGACCGCAACCGGGCCATAGCCCCCTTGCGCCCTGCGCACGATGCCGTGATTGTAGACACCACCGCACTGGACATAAACGGCGTGTTTGAAGAAATTATGCGTCACGCAGGCAGGGTATAG
- the hisC gene encoding histidinol-phosphate transaminase — protein sequence MTAARCRATSQVRPEVMDFSPYSAGLSIDEIKERYGLDTVVKLASNENPLGASPLVQQVIRSHAGHVFRYAQSGNPRLARSIAAFFGLPAECVVTGNGSDEVIDLLIRAKARPGTDNIVAFDPCFSMYTVLARLCGVELRQTPLNADFSFNWDALVGLTDENTAIVFVTTPDNPSGYTPPVEEIVTLAGRLPEQCLLVVDEAYMDFTGDRDAYSMLPRLMQHPNVCVLRTFSKSMGLAGLRLGFGAMQPELADYLKRIRPPFSVNILAEHAGMAAMEDTVFYNETLRVTAEGREYLNRELAALGCTVYPSRANFIMFQAPIDGGELHEQLLRRGIILRPLNKGYGLPRHMRVSVGSRQENSAFIGAFREIMHAR from the coding sequence ATGACCGCTGCCAGATGCCGCGCCACTTCGCAGGTTCGGCCTGAAGTGATGGATTTTTCGCCCTACTCCGCTGGGTTGTCCATTGACGAAATCAAGGAACGCTACGGATTGGATACCGTGGTAAAGCTTGCCAGCAACGAAAATCCGCTGGGCGCGTCTCCCCTTGTGCAGCAGGTCATCCGTTCCCATGCCGGGCATGTATTCCGCTACGCCCAGTCCGGCAACCCCCGACTTGCCCGCAGCATTGCGGCTTTCTTCGGACTGCCGGCCGAATGTGTTGTCACCGGCAACGGCTCGGACGAGGTAATCGACCTGCTCATCCGCGCCAAGGCACGACCGGGTACGGACAACATTGTGGCCTTTGACCCCTGTTTTTCCATGTACACAGTGCTTGCGCGCCTGTGCGGGGTGGAACTGCGCCAGACACCGCTGAATGCAGATTTTTCCTTCAACTGGGATGCTCTGGTCGGCCTCACGGACGAAAACACCGCCATTGTCTTTGTGACCACGCCGGACAACCCGTCCGGGTACACTCCCCCCGTGGAAGAAATTGTCACCCTTGCAGGCCGCCTGCCTGAGCAGTGTCTGCTGGTTGTGGACGAAGCATACATGGACTTTACCGGCGACCGCGATGCCTATTCCATGCTGCCCAGACTGATGCAGCATCCCAATGTCTGCGTACTGCGCACCTTTTCCAAAAGCATGGGGCTTGCGGGTCTGCGGCTGGGATTCGGTGCCATGCAGCCTGAACTGGCCGACTACCTGAAACGCATACGCCCGCCGTTCAGCGTGAACATTCTTGCGGAACATGCCGGCATGGCGGCTATGGAAGACACCGTGTTCTATAATGAAACACTCCGTGTAACCGCAGAGGGACGCGAGTACCTGAACAGGGAACTGGCTGCGCTGGGGTGCACGGTCTATCCTTCCCGCGCCAATTTCATCATGTTTCAGGCCCCGATTGACGGCGGCGAACTGCACGAGCAACTGCTGCGCCGGGGGATCATCCTGCGCCCGCTGAACAAGGGATACGGTCTGCCCCGCCACATGCGCGTCTCGGTGGGCAGCAGGCAGGAGAACTCCGCATTCATCGGAGCCTTCCGGGAGATTATGCATGCCCGTTAG
- a CDS encoding universal stress protein, producing the protein MTAINKILVAVDFSDHSKHIADYANLLATKLGASLVVVYAAPSLSQYVGFHVPPNSIENFVGEIVSGAEKSMEAFLTTNFSDIPTTGKVVTGYAAEEILATAEREGVDMIIMGTHGRKGIDRILFGSVAEKVVKGANIPVLTVRPTEL; encoded by the coding sequence ATGACTGCCATAAACAAGATTCTCGTTGCCGTGGACTTTTCGGATCACAGCAAGCATATCGCCGATTACGCAAACCTGCTTGCCACAAAACTTGGAGCCTCGCTGGTGGTGGTATATGCCGCCCCTTCGCTCAGCCAGTACGTGGGCTTTCATGTTCCGCCCAACTCCATTGAAAACTTTGTAGGAGAGATTGTTTCCGGCGCTGAGAAGTCCATGGAAGCCTTCCTCACCACCAACTTCAGCGACATTCCCACCACGGGCAAGGTTGTCACCGGGTATGCTGCGGAAGAAATTCTTGCCACTGCCGAGCGCGAAGGGGTGGACATGATCATCATGGGCACGCACGGTCGCAAAGGCATAGACCGCATTCTGTTCGGTTCCGTGGCGGAAAAAGTGGTGAAGGGAGCCAACATTCCTGTGCTCACCGTGCGCCCCACCGAACTGTAA
- a CDS encoding CinA family protein has protein sequence MDATHRHLLIERLGTLLAERRLLLGTAESCTGGLIAAACTDVSGSSAWFAGGIVAYANAVKENVLRVPRSILDTHGAVSEQTVRAMTQGACAVLGTDMAIAVSGVAGPTGGSPEKPVGTVWLAATLRGTIITQRHHFSGPRHAVREQTVLASIPMLLDLLESAYR, from the coding sequence ATGGACGCAACACATAGGCATCTGCTCATTGAGCGCCTCGGCACACTGCTTGCCGAAAGGAGGCTGCTGCTCGGTACAGCCGAATCATGCACCGGCGGACTTATTGCCGCAGCATGCACCGACGTTTCCGGTTCTTCAGCATGGTTTGCTGGCGGGATAGTCGCGTACGCCAATGCCGTTAAGGAAAATGTGCTCAGGGTGCCGCGTTCTATTCTGGACACACACGGCGCTGTCAGCGAGCAGACCGTGCGCGCCATGACTCAGGGCGCCTGCGCCGTGCTGGGCACGGATATGGCAATTGCCGTGTCCGGCGTTGCCGGTCCCACAGGCGGTTCTCCGGAAAAACCCGTGGGCACTGTATGGCTGGCTGCAACCCTCAGAGGCACCATCATAACTCAACGTCACCATTTTTCCGGTCCGCGCCATGCCGTGCGGGAACAGACAGTTCTTGCCTCCATACCCATGTTGCTTGACCTGCTGGAGTCTGCATATCGGTAG
- a CDS encoding cytidine deaminase produces MMFRTITTQGVAAVLFWVYLLAAGMAVYSAPAQAQPPLRVVYGFDREYPPFSFEEAQGKPVGFDVDLIQAVLKDENVQITMRPLTWDKVQVELSAGTIQVTSGMAKTKQRLLLYRFADRPSMPMQVKLFTKPAARVGNITLLRGQTVSVEKGSYQQRVLEEFGGLNIKLYDSKVEALKALERDEVIAYGGPAQTAYYYIDRLKLGPISAVGTPLVVADTYFAVNRDAERLLEMVNKGMLRVMQSGEYDRIYRKWFVPTFYVEEYQKMFEAARNAAINAYSPYSKTPVGAAVMTRSGRIVTGCNVENAQFNESITAIRTAVLKAVSEGEYEFRAVVAVAPDGSVQAPSAADRQFLFEFGRGILCAVEPEKGRVEMSMVSELLPYPYASRPESYQY; encoded by the coding sequence ATGATGTTCCGTACAATAACCACGCAGGGCGTTGCCGCCGTTTTGTTCTGGGTCTACCTGCTTGCGGCGGGCATGGCCGTGTATTCCGCTCCGGCGCAGGCACAGCCTCCCCTGCGGGTGGTGTACGGCTTTGACCGGGAATATCCGCCGTTCAGCTTTGAAGAGGCACAGGGAAAGCCTGTGGGGTTTGACGTGGATCTCATTCAGGCTGTTCTTAAAGATGAAAATGTACAAATCACCATGCGCCCCCTGACATGGGACAAGGTGCAGGTGGAGCTTTCTGCCGGAACCATTCAGGTAACTTCGGGTATGGCCAAAACCAAGCAGCGCCTGTTGCTCTACCGTTTTGCAGACAGGCCCAGTATGCCCATGCAGGTGAAGCTGTTCACCAAGCCTGCTGCGCGGGTGGGCAATATAACCTTACTGCGCGGGCAGACCGTTTCCGTGGAGAAGGGGTCGTATCAGCAGCGGGTGCTGGAGGAGTTCGGCGGGCTGAATATCAAGCTCTATGATTCCAAGGTAGAGGCGCTCAAGGCATTGGAGCGGGACGAGGTGATCGCCTACGGCGGACCGGCACAGACGGCATACTACTACATAGACCGGCTGAAATTGGGCCCCATAAGTGCCGTGGGAACGCCGCTGGTGGTGGCGGATACCTATTTTGCCGTGAACCGTGATGCCGAGCGGCTGCTGGAGATGGTGAACAAGGGGATGCTGCGGGTTATGCAGAGCGGCGAGTACGACCGCATTTACCGCAAATGGTTTGTTCCCACCTTCTATGTGGAAGAGTATCAGAAGATGTTCGAAGCCGCACGCAACGCGGCTATAAACGCGTATTCCCCATACTCCAAAACCCCTGTGGGCGCAGCGGTGATGACTCGTTCCGGCCGAATTGTTACCGGCTGCAACGTGGAGAACGCCCAGTTTAACGAATCCATCACCGCCATACGCACGGCCGTGCTTAAAGCGGTTTCGGAAGGCGAGTACGAATTCAGGGCAGTGGTGGCGGTTGCGCCGGACGGTTCCGTACAGGCACCCTCTGCAGCCGACAGGCAGTTTCTCTTCGAGTTCGGACGTGGTATACTCTGCGCTGTAGAACCGGAAAAAGGCAGAGTGGAAATGTCCATGGTCTCGGAGTTATTGCCTTATCCGTATGCCAGCAGGCCGGAATCGTATCAGTACTGA
- a CDS encoding PilZ domain-containing protein, which produces MPNRRKRSRVFGAYEGMLEVRGVPWPVRTRDISLKGALIVASPAPPLKERCVLSIPLADDVLLRMEGIIVRVGQSDIAMDFTAMDEETYGHLARLVRLRAENADAIDREELSEPFA; this is translated from the coding sequence ATGCCCAACAGAAGAAAGCGGAGCCGTGTATTCGGCGCTTACGAAGGCATGTTGGAGGTCCGCGGCGTTCCGTGGCCCGTTCGCACAAGGGATATCTCGCTCAAAGGGGCGCTTATTGTGGCTTCGCCAGCCCCGCCGTTGAAGGAGCGCTGTGTGCTCTCCATTCCCCTTGCGGATGATGTTCTGCTGCGTATGGAAGGGATTATCGTCCGGGTGGGGCAGAGTGATATTGCCATGGATTTTACCGCCATGGATGAAGAAACTTACGGGCATCTGGCGCGTCTAGTGCGGTTGCGCGCAGAGAATGCGGATGCCATAGACCGTGAGGAGCTTTCTGAGCCGTTCGCCTGA
- a CDS encoding substrate-binding periplasmic protein translates to MRTLLALILIAAFAASPVRADSITLVADSWCPYNCEEGADAPGYLIDIAREALSFSGHTLTYQEMSWTRAIYQVQRGAAHGLVGAVPNEVPDFIFPKLALGLVPNAFFTLTESAWKPTDKDAFSSVRLGVIRDYDYGSRLQAWIDQHINTILVQEAQGNNALETNLRKLVHGRIDVVVDQKASVLAKAREMGIADQIRLACEDPVKPEEDSLYIAFSPVLERSRQYADDLDKGVRMLREQGRLQIILKAYGLEDWEPSVGGTP, encoded by the coding sequence ATGCGCACCCTGCTTGCCCTTATCCTGATCGCGGCATTTGCCGCCAGCCCAGTTCGCGCCGATTCCATAACGCTTGTGGCCGATTCGTGGTGCCCGTACAACTGTGAAGAGGGGGCGGATGCTCCCGGGTATCTCATAGACATTGCGCGGGAAGCCCTTTCCTTTTCCGGGCACACGCTCACGTATCAGGAAATGAGCTGGACCAGAGCCATCTATCAGGTACAACGCGGTGCAGCCCACGGGTTGGTTGGGGCGGTACCCAATGAAGTACCAGACTTTATCTTCCCCAAACTGGCGCTGGGGCTGGTGCCGAACGCTTTTTTCACGCTGACGGAAAGTGCCTGGAAGCCGACAGACAAGGATGCCTTCTCCTCTGTTCGGTTAGGTGTCATCCGCGACTATGATTATGGCAGCAGGTTGCAGGCGTGGATTGACCAGCACATAAACACCATTCTTGTACAGGAAGCGCAGGGCAACAACGCTCTGGAAACCAACCTGCGCAAGCTGGTACACGGGCGCATTGACGTGGTGGTGGACCAGAAGGCAAGCGTGCTTGCAAAGGCACGGGAAATGGGGATTGCCGACCAGATACGCCTTGCATGTGAAGACCCCGTAAAGCCTGAAGAAGACAGTCTTTACATCGCCTTTTCCCCGGTGCTTGAACGCTCACGGCAATACGCGGACGACTTGGACAAGGGCGTGCGCATGCTGCGCGAACAGGGCAGGTTACAAATTATCCTGAAGGCATACGGACTGGAGGACTGGGAACCATCTGTCGGAGGAACGCCTTAG
- the gap gene encoding type I glyceraldehyde-3-phosphate dehydrogenase, which produces MTVKLGVNGFGRIGRYLLRLLADDPQLQVVAVNARADNASLAHLFKYDSVHGTFKGDVSANEQGLVINGRQVAVTRCKTGEWEWAKHGVDIAVESSGTIKDHAGLVLHIDCGAKKSVISAPCADADITVVMGVNDALYDPAKHRVISNASCTTNCLAPAAKVLNDSFGVVHGLMTTIHSYTMSQRILDGSQKDLRRARAACMSMIPTTTGAAKAVGLVIPELKGKLDGMSVRVPTPNGSIVDLTCRVEKATTMEEVNAAIKAAAEGPMKGNMGYSEVPLVSIDYIGDTHGGVVDALCTSVMEGTLIKLIIWYDNEAGFTNQLVRLLRKVGGSL; this is translated from the coding sequence ATGACTGTGAAACTTGGGGTAAACGGGTTCGGACGCATAGGGCGGTACCTGCTCAGACTGCTCGCCGACGACCCGCAGTTACAGGTGGTGGCCGTAAACGCCCGCGCGGACAACGCATCGCTGGCTCACCTGTTTAAATACGATTCCGTCCACGGCACCTTTAAAGGCGATGTCTCCGCCAACGAGCAGGGTCTTGTGATCAATGGCAGGCAGGTTGCCGTTACCCGCTGCAAAACAGGGGAATGGGAATGGGCAAAGCACGGCGTGGACATAGCCGTGGAAAGCTCCGGCACGATAAAAGACCATGCCGGGCTTGTTCTGCACATTGACTGCGGGGCAAAAAAATCTGTCATTTCAGCACCCTGCGCGGACGCTGACATCACTGTAGTTATGGGTGTGAACGACGCCTTGTACGACCCCGCAAAGCACAGGGTTATATCCAACGCCTCCTGCACCACAAACTGTCTGGCTCCCGCAGCCAAGGTACTGAACGATTCCTTTGGCGTGGTGCACGGGCTTATGACCACCATCCACAGCTACACCATGAGCCAGCGCATTCTGGACGGTTCGCAGAAAGACCTGCGCCGCGCCCGTGCCGCCTGCATGTCCATGATTCCCACCACTACCGGAGCCGCCAAGGCGGTGGGACTGGTCATCCCGGAACTGAAGGGCAAGCTGGACGGAATGTCCGTGCGCGTGCCCACTCCCAACGGATCTATTGTAGACCTGACCTGCCGCGTGGAAAAAGCCACCACGATGGAAGAAGTGAACGCAGCCATCAAGGCAGCTGCAGAAGGTCCCATGAAGGGCAATATGGGCTACAGCGAAGTACCCCTTGTATCCATAGACTATATTGGCGACACACACGGCGGTGTTGTGGATGCCCTGTGTACCAGCGTTATGGAGGGCACACTCATCAAGCTCATCATATGGTATGACAACGAAGCGGGGTTCACCAACCAGCTTGTGCGCCTGCTCAGAAAAGTGGGCGGCTCACTGTAA
- the fba gene encoding class II fructose-1,6-bisphosphate aldolase: protein MPLTGTREMFARAYKEGYAVGAFNVNNMEIIQGIIQAATEEQAPLILQVSAGARKYAGQAYIRKLIEAALSESDLPIALHLDHGQDFDICKDCIDGGFTSVMIDGSHLSYEENIAVTKRVVAYAHDRGVVVEAELGRLAGVEDDVSSEHSIYTDPEQAVDFVQRTGCDSLAIAIGTSHGAYKFAGEAKLDFARLEKITNMLPDFPIVLHGASSVPQEFVQMANQYGGDIGSASGVPEDLLRKAATYGVCKINIDTDIRLAMTAVIRKYMAENPSHFDPRQYLTPARDAVKKMVQHKIRNVLGCSNKI from the coding sequence ATGCCCCTTACCGGCACCAGAGAGATGTTCGCGCGAGCCTACAAAGAAGGCTACGCCGTTGGCGCGTTCAACGTTAACAACATGGAAATCATTCAGGGCATCATTCAGGCCGCAACCGAAGAACAGGCCCCGCTCATCCTTCAGGTTTCCGCCGGTGCCCGCAAGTACGCAGGACAGGCATACATTCGTAAGCTTATAGAAGCCGCCCTCAGCGAAAGTGACCTGCCCATCGCCCTGCACCTGGACCACGGACAGGATTTCGACATCTGCAAGGACTGCATCGACGGCGGGTTCACCTCCGTGATGATAGACGGCTCGCACCTGAGCTATGAAGAGAATATAGCCGTTACCAAACGCGTGGTGGCATACGCCCATGACCGTGGCGTGGTGGTGGAAGCGGAACTCGGGCGTCTGGCCGGGGTTGAAGACGATGTTTCGTCCGAACACTCCATCTACACCGACCCGGAACAGGCAGTGGACTTTGTGCAGCGAACCGGATGCGACTCCCTTGCCATTGCCATAGGCACCAGCCATGGCGCTTACAAGTTCGCAGGCGAAGCCAAGCTGGATTTCGCGCGGCTGGAAAAAATAACCAACATGCTGCCCGACTTCCCCATCGTGCTGCACGGCGCATCCTCCGTTCCGCAGGAATTTGTGCAGATGGCCAACCAATACGGCGGCGATATAGGTTCCGCGTCCGGCGTGCCGGAAGACCTGCTGCGCAAGGCGGCCACCTACGGCGTGTGCAAGATCAACATCGACACCGACATCCGCCTTGCCATGACTGCCGTCATCCGCAAATACATGGCGGAAAACCCCTCACATTTTGACCCGCGCCAGTACCTCACCCCTGCGCGCGATGCCGTGAAAAAAATGGTTCAGCACAAAATACGGAATGTGCTGGGCTGTTCCAACAAGATATAG
- the surE gene encoding 5'/3'-nucleotidase SurE, with the protein MIIALTNDDGIQAPGLRALYTALVQAGHTVHCIAPVTEQSAVGHAVTIALPLRVKEFSENGFRGKGIHGTPVDCVKLSLSCLLEAKPDVVVSGINAGANVGPDILYSGTVSAATEGAHMGYPAIAVSYDNFRPGDLSGQAAFAADLISNMPWSSLPPRCVLNLNFPACTMEETKGLRVCPQTSAVWKDWYDHRKDPRGSDYWWLNGVIPPDTVAPGTDRALLTEGYITLTPLRFDFTDNATMQSLAVLNTDNS; encoded by the coding sequence ATGATCATAGCCCTGACCAACGATGACGGCATTCAGGCCCCAGGGCTGCGTGCCCTGTATACGGCTCTTGTGCAGGCCGGACACACCGTGCACTGCATTGCCCCCGTTACCGAGCAATCCGCCGTGGGGCATGCGGTAACCATTGCGTTGCCGCTCCGGGTCAAAGAGTTTTCAGAAAACGGATTCAGGGGAAAAGGCATACACGGCACCCCGGTGGACTGCGTGAAGCTGAGCCTTTCGTGCCTGCTGGAGGCGAAACCGGACGTGGTGGTTTCCGGCATCAACGCCGGAGCCAACGTGGGGCCGGATATCCTTTATTCCGGCACGGTTTCCGCCGCAACGGAAGGCGCGCACATGGGCTACCCCGCCATTGCCGTTTCATACGACAACTTCCGCCCCGGCGACCTGAGCGGACAGGCAGCGTTTGCGGCAGACCTTATTTCCAATATGCCGTGGTCAAGCCTGCCGCCGCGCTGCGTGCTGAACCTGAATTTTCCCGCCTGCACCATGGAGGAAACCAAGGGGCTGCGCGTATGCCCACAGACCAGCGCAGTCTGGAAGGACTGGTACGATCACCGCAAAGATCCGCGAGGCTCGGACTACTGGTGGCTGAACGGTGTTATCCCGCCGGACACGGTGGCTCCGGGAACGGACCGCGCCCTGCTGACTGAAGGATACATAACGCTCACGCCGCTGCGGTTTGATTTCACGGACAACGCCACCATGCAGTCTCTGGCCGTGCTGAACACGGACAACAGTTGA